In the Carassius auratus strain Wakin chromosome 50, ASM336829v1, whole genome shotgun sequence genome, one interval contains:
- the LOC113066542 gene encoding beta-1,4 N-acetylgalactosaminyltransferase 2-like isoform X2 has translation MNVQEGEQVEGQNEQHLSISSSSLQQLNDLLSRLTYTSTIYHIKTEDLAYFSFENHEVIFPIEIRRLSVPVLFDPGKDVNSQVTVLVKAFLRYKELNVLINSIRVNYPKIKIIVADDSLNPEKVVGDNIEHYIMPPAQGWFAGRNLAVSQVTTKYFLWVDDDFVFLNETRIESFVNIMEAVPELDVVGGQVERNKFVFQLQYEEGNSEEGGCITRVTRTHAPLPGFNGCFFADGVVNYFLGRTEAVRRVGFDPFLKRVAHTEFFIDGLGDLLVATCEGLRIGHQKHSSTKKYKFYRHPPKRDSQAKMTHHFFKNHLKCIKY, from the exons ATGAATGTCCAGGAAGGAGAGCAGGTGGAGGGCCAGAATGAGCAACATCTGAGCATCTCATCCAGCAGCCTCCAACAGCTCAACGACCTGCTGAGCAGACTGACCTACACCAGCACCATCTACCACATCAAGACCGAAGACCTCG CGTACTTCTCTtttgagaatcatgaggtcataTTCCCGATTGAGATCAGACGTTTGTCAGTTCCTGTTCTGTTTGACCCGGGGAAAG atgtGAACTCTCAGGTGACTGTGCTAGTAAAAGCATTTCTGCGTTACAAAGAACTAAATGTCCTCATCAACAGTATCCGTGTGAACTACCCAAAAATAAAGATCATTGTTGCTGATGACAGTCTGAACCCAGAGAAGGTGGTCGGTGACAATATAGAGCACTACATAATGCCCCCAGCACAG GGCTGGTTTGCAGGAAGAAATCTGGCAGTGTCGCAGGTCACCACTAAATATTTCCTGTGGGTGGATGATGACTTTGTGTTTCTCAATGAGACGCGCATTGAGAGCTTTGTGAACATTATGGAAGCCGTTCCTGAACTAGatgtg GTTGGTGGTCAGGTAGAAAGAAATAAGTTTGTCTTCCAGCTGCAATACGAGGAAGGGAACAGCGAGGAAGGCGGCTGTATCACGCGTGTCACTCGTACCCATGCGCCCCTGCCGGGTTTCAACGGCTGCTTCTTTGCAGATGGAGTCGTCAACTACTTCCTGGGCCGGACGGAGGCTGTGCGGAGGGTCGGTTTTGACCCGTTCCTCAAAAGAGTGGCTCACACTG AATTCTTCATTGATGGGCTTGGAGATTTATTAGTTGCCACCTGTGAAGGTCTCAGAATTGGTCATCAAAAACACAGTTCCACGAAGAAGTACAAATTCTACAGGCATCCTCCCAAAAGGGATTCACAGGCAAAAATGACCCACCATTTTTTCAAGAACCATCTGAAATGCATCAAATACTAA